The following coding sequences lie in one Thermoleophilia bacterium genomic window:
- a CDS encoding nicotinamide-nucleotide amidohydrolase family protein, which translates to MPATAAIVVTGTEVLEGRVRDRNGASVAARLVAAGVEIVRVTVVGDGVGEIRSAVAEACGLGVDLVVTTGGLGPTHDDRTMEAVALAVGRPLHVDQDAEAMVILAMGSVPARGQPGTRAVGIRKQATVPEGALVLSPPGTAPGVVLTSGGTVVVVLPGPPWECMASFQSACATPPVAGIIGRDSAHGPIEVRMSGVVEADIIEILRVHPPEGMGLDVGVCARPGELDVTVRPAGPAADSFVRILKAAFPGAVVSTDGSEVEEVIGRALVARGETVATAESCTGGSVGARLTRVPGASAWYRGGIVAYDDAVKEALLGVPPDVIQLHGAVSAPCAIAMAAGVRVAVGSAWGVAITGIAGPGGGTPDKPVGLVFVGVSGPNVATARELHLPGDRERIRASASTMALHLLREVIGA; encoded by the coding sequence ATGCCTGCCACGGCGGCGATCGTCGTGACCGGAACCGAGGTGTTGGAGGGACGGGTGCGAGATCGGAATGGCGCGTCGGTGGCCGCCCGTCTCGTGGCCGCGGGTGTCGAAATCGTTCGTGTCACGGTGGTGGGCGACGGTGTGGGAGAAATCCGATCTGCGGTCGCTGAGGCGTGCGGACTGGGGGTGGATCTCGTGGTGACCACCGGAGGGCTCGGTCCCACGCACGACGATCGCACCATGGAGGCCGTGGCCCTCGCGGTGGGCCGCCCGCTTCATGTCGACCAGGATGCTGAGGCGATGGTGATCCTGGCCATGGGATCCGTTCCGGCCCGAGGCCAGCCCGGGACGAGAGCGGTGGGGATACGCAAGCAGGCGACGGTACCCGAGGGCGCTCTGGTACTAAGCCCCCCCGGGACCGCACCGGGGGTGGTCCTCACATCCGGGGGGACCGTTGTCGTAGTGCTGCCCGGCCCCCCGTGGGAGTGTATGGCGTCCTTTCAGTCGGCCTGCGCGACGCCGCCCGTCGCGGGAATAATCGGCCGAGACTCGGCCCACGGGCCGATCGAGGTCCGCATGTCGGGCGTGGTGGAGGCGGACATCATCGAGATCCTGCGGGTCCATCCGCCGGAGGGCATGGGTCTTGATGTGGGGGTGTGCGCGCGCCCGGGCGAACTCGACGTGACCGTTCGTCCCGCTGGCCCGGCCGCGGATTCGTTCGTCAGGATTCTCAAGGCGGCGTTCCCCGGTGCCGTTGTCTCCACAGACGGGAGCGAGGTCGAGGAAGTGATCGGGCGGGCCCTCGTTGCGAGGGGCGAGACCGTCGCCACGGCGGAGTCGTGTACCGGGGGATCGGTGGGGGCACGCCTGACTCGCGTTCCGGGTGCGAGCGCGTGGTACCGGGGGGGGATCGTGGCGTACGACGATGCCGTGAAGGAAGCGTTGCTCGGGGTCCCACCCGACGTGATCCAGCTGCACGGCGCGGTATCGGCCCCGTGCGCCATCGCCATGGCCGCTGGTGTCCGAGTGGCCGTGGGGTCGGCATGGGGCGTGGCGATCACCGGTATCGCCGGGCCGGGGGGTGGCACTCCCGACAAGCCGGTGGGGCTTGTGTTCGTGGGGGTGTCGGGGCCGAACGTCGCCACCGCCCGAGAGCTGCACCTCCCCGGTGATCGGGAGCGCATACGCGCGTCGGCCTCCACGATGGCACTGCACCTGTTGCGCGAGGTCATCGGGGCCTGA
- a CDS encoding helix-turn-helix domain-containing protein, giving the protein MYEIGNSLKNARVRQGIDFPTAEAGTRIRVRYLRAMEDEQFDRLPDPSYVRGFLRAYTTYLGLDPLLALDEYESRYGDLLLAISSDGRRRAQRRADGRPRRREAKLLWLAIGGVMGIALLGWMGVGGTTSVPPSSVVPEVRTSTTPRPTTAAMDIRFTGRGQQGAYLEVRRGSETGATVYSGVLVPGATHRFIITKFAWVRMGNPAAIAVTLNGSPLRITGGTGTFVISRSGAERLPAG; this is encoded by the coding sequence ATGTATGAGATCGGTAACAGCCTCAAGAACGCCCGGGTACGCCAGGGCATCGACTTTCCGACTGCCGAAGCTGGCACCCGGATCCGGGTGCGTTACCTCCGAGCGATGGAGGACGAGCAGTTCGACCGTCTCCCGGATCCGTCGTACGTACGCGGGTTCCTCCGGGCGTACACCACGTATCTGGGCCTCGACCCGTTACTCGCCCTCGATGAATACGAGTCCCGCTACGGAGACCTGTTGCTGGCCATCTCGTCCGACGGGCGTCGTCGCGCCCAGCGCCGGGCGGATGGCCGACCGCGTCGGCGTGAAGCGAAACTGCTGTGGCTCGCGATCGGTGGCGTCATGGGCATTGCCCTTCTCGGTTGGATGGGCGTCGGGGGCACGACCTCCGTCCCGCCGTCATCAGTGGTCCCCGAAGTGCGCACGTCCACGACGCCTAGGCCGACAACGGCCGCCATGGACATCAGGTTCACCGGCCGGGGACAACAGGGCGCCTACCTTGAGGTGCGGCGAGGGTCCGAAACAGGGGCCACCGTCTATAGCGGTGTCCTCGTGCCGGGTGCGACGCACCGGTTCATCATTACGAAGTTCGCTTGGGTGCGCATGGGCAACCCGGCGGCGATCGCGGTGACTCTCAATGGCTCGCCCCTCCGGATCACCGGCGGCACCGGAACCTTCGTTATATCCCGCTCCGGCGCCGAGCGCCTGCCGGCGGGCTGA